One segment of Primulina tabacum isolate GXHZ01 chromosome 6, ASM2559414v2, whole genome shotgun sequence DNA contains the following:
- the LOC142550069 gene encoding uncharacterized protein LOC142550069, with amino-acid sequence MSVVEYTSKFNALGSYAPAIMADEVLKLHLFKRGLNSRIQSALAVYQPANFADLMGAAIRAETDIRRREGENKNKRPHAGHRITDCPTAANQAAGPNKGTGPNVGANPNKPKENKPNAKVFAMNQEEADDANEVVSGTILLQKVPAYALFDCGATHSFVSKRNGLGLAKNHAIVDCKGKRVKLRTPNQKEIVYHGKSKKQKSLLSASQALKAMKSGEDIYLAMINEVQGEVEMRTEDIPIVCEFPDVFPEELPGTVPDREVEFEINLVPGAAPISKAPYRMEPAELKELKA; translated from the exons ATGTCAGTGGTGGAATACACCTCCAAGTTTAATGCACTTGGGTCTTATGCTCCGGCCATCATGGCGGACGAAGTTTTGAAGCTGCACCTCTTCAAGAGAGGATTAAACAGTAGAATCCAGTCAGCCTTAGCAGTTTATCAGCCCGCCAATTTTGCAGATCTTATGGGCGCAGCTATCCGAGCTGAAACCGACATCCGCCGCAGGGAGGGAGAGAATAAGAACAAGCGACCTCATGCCG GGCACCGGATCACAGATTGTCCTACGGCCGCCAACCAAGCAGCTGGGCCCAACAAGGGAACTGGGCCGAATGTGGGAGCTAACCCCAACAAACCAAAGGAGAATAAGCCTAATGCCAAGGTGTTCGCTATGAACCAAGAAGAGGCGGACGACGCCAATGAAGTCGTATCAGGTACCATCTTACTTCAAAAAGTACCTGCTTATGCATTGTTTGACTGTGGTGCTACACACTCTTTTGTGTCTAAGAG GAATGGACTGGGGTTAGCCAAAAACCACGCAATAGTGGACTGTAAAGGGAAAAGAGTTAAGCTCCGAACCCCAAATCAGAAAGAGATCGTGTATCATGGTAAAtccaagaaacaaaaatcaCTCCTTTCCGCTTCCCAGGCATTGAAGGCCATGAAATCCGGAGAAGACATCTACCTAGCAATGATCAATGAAGTGCAAGGAGAAGTTGAAATGAGGACAGAAGACATCCCAATAGTATGTGAGTTCCCGGATGTTTTCCCAGAAGAACTCCCAGGGACAGTTCCGGACCGCGAAGTTGAGTTCGAAATTAATCTGGTTCCTGGTGCAGCAccaatctctaaagcaccttacagGATGGAGCCAGCtgaactcaaggagctaaaagcgtaa
- the LOC142548080 gene encoding putative pectate lyase 5 encodes MEIPLFPLTSLLLLLPLLTLSSTIPDPELVVQEFNEKANASRRNLGSLSCGTGNPIDDCWSCDPNWKNNRQRLADCAIGFGRGATGGRDGKIYVVTDSGDDAVNPKQGTLRYGVIQSEPLWIVFSRDMVITLKQELMITSFKTIDGRGVSVHIANGPCITIQYVTNVIIHGINIHDCKIGGNAYVRDSTKHFGWRGLTDGDGVSIFSSSNIWIDHCSLSNCQDGLIDAIRGSTAITISNNYMTHHDKVMLLGHSDSYTRDKAMQVTIAFNHFGEGLSQRMPRCRHGYFHVVNNDYTHWRKYAIGGSAAPTINSQGNRFLAPDDRVHKEVTKHETAPQSQWKKWNWRSQGDLMLNDAFFTLSGAGASANFAKASSLSARPSSLVSSMTAWAGVLDCKEGSAC; translated from the exons atGGAAATCCCACTTTTCCCTCTAACATCACTTCTTCTATTGCTTCCACTTCTCACATTATCTTCCACAATTCCAGACCCTGAACTAGTGGTGCAAGAATTTAATGA GAAAGCTAATGCGTCGAGAAGGAATTTGGGATCTCTATCCTGTGGAACAGGCAACCCCATCGACGATTGCTGGAGTTGTGATCCTAATTGGAAAAACAATAGGCAGAGGTTGGCGGATTGCGCGATTGGGTTCGGAAGGGGTGCCACTGGTGGAAGAGATGGCAAGATTTATGTAGTGACGGACTCGGGAGATGATGCTGTGAATCCAAAACAGGGGACTCTGAGATACGGTGTCATCCAAAGCGAGCCTTTGTGGATCGTTTTCTCGCGCGACATGGTCATTACACTGAAGCAAGAACTCATGATAACCTCGTTCAAAACCATTGATGGCAGAGGTGTGAGTGTGCACATAGCTAACGGGCCATGCATAACCATTCAATATGTCACAAATGTCATCATACATGGCATCAACATACATGACTGCAAGATAGGGGGGAATGCTTATGTGAGGGATTCTACTAAGCATTTTGGATGGAGAGGCTTAACAGATGGTGATGGAGTGTCTATATTCAGTTCCAGCAATATCTGGATTGATCATTGCTCGTTGTCGAACTGCCAAGACGGCCTCATCGATGCCATAAGGGGCTCGACAGCCATCACCATTTCGAACAATTACATGACACATCATGATAAGGTCATGCTCTTGGGGCATAGTGATAGTTACACACGTGATAAAGCCATGCAAGTCACCATTGCCTTTAATCATTTCGGAGAAGGGCTCAGCCAGAGGATGCCAAG ATGCAGGCATGGCTATTTTCATGTTGTGAACAATGACTATACACACTGGAGAAAGTATGCGATTGGTGGAAGTGCAGCTCCTACTATCAACAGCCAAGGCAATAGATTTCTTGCACCTGATGATAGGGTCCATAAGGAG GTGACCAAACATGAGACTGCACCACAGAGCCAATGGAAGAAATGGAACTGGAGATCGCAAGGCGACTTGATGCTTAACGATGCATTCTTCACGCTGTCTGGTGCTGGAGCATCGGCTAATTTCGCCAAAGCGTCAAGCTTGAGCGCGCGACCATCGTCCCTCGTGAGCTCGATGACAGCATGGGCAGGCGTACTCGACTGCAAAGAAGGCAGCGCATGTTGA